The Rosa rugosa chromosome 3, drRosRugo1.1, whole genome shotgun sequence sequence aggccAAGTGTCAAATCCCATCATAATTAAAGCAACATCATCATTTTCCAAATCAGCCTTTAATACCAAGCAAGCGCTTTTCACGACTCCAAATTGCATGAAGGCCAACCCTCAAGTTTTCCAGAACCCCCTAAACAATCTTCTCTTTCCTTTGCTCGAGGATTCAGGATAGAAACACAGTTACACAGATCTTAGGAATTGTGGGTTTTATCTGTAATTGGTGATAGAGTTGTGTATAGTTCAAAAAACTAGTGTTGATGACAAGTTTGGGGATGAGATTGTTGAGAACTGAAGGGTTAAGATGAACCTTCAAAAGGGAAAAGGCAAACCCAGAAAGAGTGGAAGTTGTAGAAGACATGCAACAGAGCCATGGATCATGAGGTACCTGGCTCAGTGGGAACCAGTGCCAGCTTCTCTTTGAGATTGGGTCAGGCTATTTTTTCCTCTGCTTCACTTCTCTTCATGTCTTTGGGGGTTGAGTTCTACAGCTACACTGCTTTCTggtatttttttaaattatctCATACTGACTTGCCTCATTCTGTATTGGGTTTCTACTTGTTGGAGTTTTAGATTTGGGGTTTGGTTGGAAATGGTGGAGCCAAAAGCTGTAGATCTCTGGAGCTTTGAATGATTGATTTTGTTCTATTAATGTGAAATTGAAGTTACTTATTCTGCGGTCTAACTTGGTTTTATAATTCAAACTGGAAATTAGATAGGTATGATTGAATTCCCTTTGCTCCTTTAGTCAGTAGACCCTGACTGGCTTTAATAGTTAAAGCAAACTGGTTGTATTCTTTCATTTGGGTTGGTTAAAGTTTTCTCATGAATGCAGAATCAAAGTTGCTTACAGTTGTGGTACAATAATGAAACTTAATTCTATGGATTTAACTGCGGCAAATAGATTGATTCTTGTTCAGCTATAGTGTATTCGTATTAAAGCTACAATATTTAGGCTCAAACTGACTGCAATGGGGAGCTGTAGTTTGGAACTGCTTCTTTTCCTAGTTCTTGTTTGATCAATCTTGCTTGTGTTAGGAtttcatgtccaacatgaataTTCCCGTAGTCCAATAGTAGTTTTCGTATATACACAAGTAATTATTTAGTGTATGAACTGGCTAATGCTggaaaattaaaaattgagaATACAGATTGAACTATCAAGTCTGGTTGGAGAATTTCTACAATCAGAAAAAATGCAGGACAACCAAAATTGGTCAATAACTGTGGAACATTGTTCAactcaatttcagtttttatttaGACAATGTAAAGCAATATACAACCTTCAGTAGTTAAAGGAACCTTTAATGCAAACTAATAAGAATGTGGGATATGATCTGTTGTTTTGTTGCCCTCGTGCACTATGTTGAATATTCCCCCTACTATTTTCACATGACAGCTACCTGGTCACAGTCATGGGTCTGGTTATACCATGGAGTTTCACATTGGCAATGGTTGATGGTTACTCTGTTCTTGTTAAATGTCCCCTTCGTCAGCCTGGAATACTGCTGATCATTGTTGTAGGAGATTGGGTAAGAATAAACACCATTCTGATATAGGTACATATACATCCATGTAAAGCAATTCATGATAACTACTTGTGTCATTGATTCAACATATTTCTTCACAGATCCTATCAATTCTTACTCTGGGTGCAGCATGCTCAACAGCTAGTGTTGTGGACGTCCTGCTCCACGCAGGTGGTCCATATTGCCCTCCAAAGTTTTGCAGCAGGTACAAGATATCTGCTGCTATGGCTTTCATGACATGGTTTC is a genomic window containing:
- the LOC133738210 gene encoding CASP-like protein 5C1, which translates into the protein MDHEVPGSVGTSASFSLRLGQAIFSSASLLFMSLGVEFYSYTAFCYLVTVMGLVIPWSFTLAMVDGYSVLVKCPLRQPGILLIIVVGDWILSILTLGAACSTASVVDVLLHAGGPYCPPKFCSRYKISAAMAFMTWFLSLASSLFNLWLLPSL